In Dromiciops gliroides isolate mDroGli1 chromosome 4, mDroGli1.pri, whole genome shotgun sequence, one DNA window encodes the following:
- the MARCKS gene encoding myristoylated alanine-rich C-kinase substrate, giving the protein MGAQFSKTAAKGEAAAEKPGEAAVAASPSKANGQENGHVKVNGDASPAAAEPGAKEELQANGSAPAADKEESAAATGASPAAGAEKEEAAGSPEAPAAAGSPSEKETPTATAGAGEGEGAEPASPTAAEGEAASASSSSSPKAEDGATPSPSSNETPKKKKKRFSFKKSFKLSGFSFKKNKKEAGEGGEAEGAAGGAAGPAAAAEGGKDEAAGAGPAAAAGSAAAPEGSAATGGEEAGGASDEAAAGEDAGSGAGGDASTQEAKADEAAPEKAPAGDEVKGASSDEAKKAEEKASAGEEAPAATSSGAESPAAAAPEAEAAKAEEQQPPAAAATATASTASAAPTQEAPSESSPEAPPAEAAAE; this is encoded by the exons ATGGGTGCCCAGTTCTCTAAGACCGCTGCAAAAGGCGAAGCTGCTGCTGAGAAACCCGGGGAAGCAGCAGTAGCTGCATCGCCTTCCAAGGCAAATGGACAG GAGAACGGCCACGTGAAGGTGAACGGCGACGCGTCGCCGGCGGCCGCCGAGCCGGGCGCCAAGGAGGAGCTGCAGGCCAACGGCAGCGCCCCGGCCGCAGACAAAGAGGAGTCGGCGGCGGCGACGGGCGCTTCCCCGGCGGCCGGGGCCGAAAAGGAGGAGGCGGCCGGGTCCCCCGAGGCCCCAGCGGCGGCCGGGAGCCCGAGCGAGAAGGAGACCCCAACGGCGACGGCGGGAGCCGGGGAGGGCGAGGGCGCAGAGCCCGCGTCACCCACCGCGGCAGAAGGCGAGGCAGCGTCTGCGTCGTCGTCGTCGTCCCCTAAGGCGGAGGACGGGGCGACGCCTTCTCCCAGCAGCAACGAgaccccgaaaaaaaaaaagaagcgcTTTTCCTTCAAGAAGTCCTTCAAGCTGAGCGGCTTCTCCttcaagaagaacaagaaggaggCGGGCGAGGGCGGCGAGGCCGAGGGCGCGGCCGGGGGAGCTGCGGGCCCCGCCGCTGCCGCCGAGGGCGGGAAGGACGAGGCCGCGGGCGCGggccccgccgccgccgcgggCTCTGCGGCTGCCCCCGAGGGCTCGGCGGCCACGGGCGGGGAGGAGGCCGGCGGGGCGAGTGATGAGGCCGCGGCCGGGGAAGACGCGGGGAGCGGGGCCGGCGGCGACGCGTCCACGCAGGAGGCCAAGGCCGACGAGGCCGCGCCCGAGAAGGCGCCCGCGGGGGACGAGGTCAAGGGCGCCTCGTCCGACGAGGCCAAGAAGGCCGAGGAGAAGGCCTCCGCGGGCGAGGAGGCCCCTGCCGCGACCTCGTCGGGTGCTGAGAGCCCCGCGGCCGCCGCTCCCGAGGCCGAGGCGGCCAAAGCCGAGGAGCAGCAGCCCCCCGCAGcagcagccacagccacagcctcGACAGCCTCAGCAGCCCCCACACAGGAGGCCCCGTCCGAGTCCAGTCCAGAAGCCCCCCCAGCCGAGGCGGCCGCAGAGTAA